Proteins from a single region of Apostichopus japonicus isolate 1M-3 chromosome 21, ASM3797524v1, whole genome shotgun sequence:
- the LOC139962692 gene encoding heterogeneous nuclear ribonucleoprotein Q-like isoform X2, with amino-acid sequence MASNGSEQVEEQQEVENVAEEAEGETTEPEESTETEAEAAEAETYERTEKYDLFLGRGFSDKISQELDKTYQKKLTGDEEFDDRALDAIGGLDDDTILQVLKHFCESDLSFVQNKSAYICGAIKMFRTKGKGALTKPEQQKVHTPDEDKIKELLERTGYTLNITRSQRQYGGPPPDWEEGTSAPSQGTEVFVKNIPKDWFEDKLVPLFEPCGKIYDIRLILDPTTGLNKGFAFVCFCEKTEAQEAIKTLDGHKANDRFSLSVSISYKMNRIFVGSIPKTKQKEQIMEEFGKATDGLKDVIVYTSSDDKSLNRGFAFLEYEDHKAAFTARKKLMSGRVQVFGGVNISVDWADPIIEPDEETMSKVKVVYIRNLTPAATEEKIKEKFSEFGELEKVKKIKDYCFVHYKERESAEKAIEGMDEKEFEGGVIPVCLAKPQGMNKKKERQARMQQSGGGYWDNSGGYGRQRGGGGMQRGNRGGGGGGMGYQQGGYQPDFGGYDDYYFGYDSGYQDYGGDWSYGGYGYGGRGGRGGPRGGYYYYYPKHNRISGRKTAKV; translated from the exons ATGGCGTCAAATGGTTCTGAGCAGGTGGAAGAACAGCAAGAGGTGGAAAATGTAGCTGAAGAAGCAGAGGGTGAGACCACAGAGCCAGAGGAAAGTACTGAAACAGAGGCAGAGGCAGCAGAGGCAGAAACATACGAGAGAACGGAAAAATACGATCTATTCTTAGGCAGAGGTTTCTCAGACAAGATATCACAGGAGTTGGACAAAACGTACCAGAAAA AACTGACTGGTGACGAAGAGTTTGATGACAGGGCGTTGGATGCTATCGGTGGTCTGGATGATGACACTATACTTCAAGTCTTGAAACACTTCTGTGAAAGTGATCTTTCATTTGTACAGAACAAGAGTGCATACATATGTGGGGCAATCAAGATGTTCAGGACCAAAGGAAAAGGGGCACTCACAAAACCAGAACAGCAGAAAGTACACACACCAGATGAAGACAAAATCAAG GAATTATTGGAGAGAACAGGCTACACCCTGAATATTACCCGCAGTCAAAGGCAATATGGTGGTCCACCTCCTGATTGGGAAGAAGGAACATCGGCTCCATCACAAGGAACAGAA GTTTTTGTCAAAAATATCCCCAAGGATTGGTTTGAAGATAAACTTGTGCCACTATTTGAACCCTGTGGAAAGATCTATGACATCAGGTTAATATTGGATCCAACAACAGGCTTAAATAAAGGGTTTGCCTTTGTCTGTTTCTGTGAGAAAACCGAGGCACAGGAGGCCATTAAGACG CTGGATGGCCATAAAGCCAACGATCGCTTTAGTTTGAGTGTGTCCATATCCTACAAGATGAACAGGATCTTTGTGGGCTCTATTCCCAAGACGAAGCAGAAAGAACAGATAATGGAAGAATTTGGAAAAGCAACTG ATGGATTGAAAGACGTGATTGTGTACACCTCATCAGATGACAAATCCCTGAACAGGGGATTTGCATTTCTAGAGTACGAAGACCATAAGGCTGCTTTCACTGCCCGTAAGAAGCTCATGTCCGGCCGTGTTCAGGTATTCGGTGGTGTCAACATCAGTGTTGACTGGGCAGACCCAATCATAGAGCCAGATGAGGAGACCATGTCTAAAGTCAAAGTTGTCTACATTAGAAATTTGACTCCTGCTGCCACTGAAGAGAAGATTAAGGAAAAGTTTTCTGAATTCGGAGAATTGGAGAAGGTGAAGAAAATCAAAGACTACTGTTTTGTTCATTACAAGGAGAGAGAAAGTGCTGAAAAG GCCATTGAAGGAATGGATGAGAAGGAGTTTGAAGGAGGAGTGATACCAGTGTGTCTGGCAAAACCACAAGGAATgaataagaagaaagaaagacaagCAAGGATGCAACAGTCTGG TGGTGGATACTGGGACAACTCTGGTGGTTACGGACGGCAGAGAGGTGGAGGTGGTATGCAGAGAGGTAAtagaggaggaggtggaggaggaatGGGGTACCAACAAGGGGGGTACCAACCGGACTTTGGTGGTTATGACGACTACTACTTTGGATATGATAGTGGATACCAAGACTACGGCGGTGACTGGTCATATGGAGGATACGGCTACGGAGGCAGAGGTGGAAGAGGCGGTCCAAGAGGAG GGTACTATTACTATTACCCAAAACATAATAGAATCTCAGGCAGAAAAACAGCTAAAGTATAG
- the LOC139962692 gene encoding heterogeneous nuclear ribonucleoprotein Q-like isoform X1 — translation MASNGSEQVEEQQEVENVAEEAEGETTEPEESTETEAEAAEAETYERTEKYDLFLGRGFSDKISQELDKTYQKKLTGDEEFDDRALDAIGGLDDDTILQVLKHFCESDLSFVQNKSAYICGAIKMFRTKGKGALTKPEQQKVHTPDEDKIKELLERTGYTLNITRSQRQYGGPPPDWEEGTSAPSQGTEVFVKNIPKDWFEDKLVPLFEPCGKIYDIRLILDPTTGLNKGFAFVCFCEKTEAQEAIKTLDGHKANDRFSLSVSISYKMNRIFVGSIPKTKQKEQIMEEFGKATDGLKDVIVYTSSDDKSLNRGFAFLEYEDHKAAFTARKKLMSGRVQVFGGVNISVDWADPIIEPDEETMSKVKVVYIRNLTPAATEEKIKEKFSEFGELEKVKKIKDYCFVHYKERESAEKAIEGMDEKEFEGGVIPVCLAKPQGMNKKKERQARMQQSGGGYWDNSGGYGRQRGGGGMQRGNRGGGGGGMGYQQGGYQPDFGGYDDYYFGYDSGYQDYGGDWSYGGYGYGGRGGRGGPRGGRGARGGPMGPGGGRGGMRGGRGGPGGMRGGPRGGPRGGGRGNRGGGGMIRGKRKMDGQGPDYNKRRNTQGGWGTTPIAQKPLGYGGDQSWSADSW, via the exons ATGGCGTCAAATGGTTCTGAGCAGGTGGAAGAACAGCAAGAGGTGGAAAATGTAGCTGAAGAAGCAGAGGGTGAGACCACAGAGCCAGAGGAAAGTACTGAAACAGAGGCAGAGGCAGCAGAGGCAGAAACATACGAGAGAACGGAAAAATACGATCTATTCTTAGGCAGAGGTTTCTCAGACAAGATATCACAGGAGTTGGACAAAACGTACCAGAAAA AACTGACTGGTGACGAAGAGTTTGATGACAGGGCGTTGGATGCTATCGGTGGTCTGGATGATGACACTATACTTCAAGTCTTGAAACACTTCTGTGAAAGTGATCTTTCATTTGTACAGAACAAGAGTGCATACATATGTGGGGCAATCAAGATGTTCAGGACCAAAGGAAAAGGGGCACTCACAAAACCAGAACAGCAGAAAGTACACACACCAGATGAAGACAAAATCAAG GAATTATTGGAGAGAACAGGCTACACCCTGAATATTACCCGCAGTCAAAGGCAATATGGTGGTCCACCTCCTGATTGGGAAGAAGGAACATCGGCTCCATCACAAGGAACAGAA GTTTTTGTCAAAAATATCCCCAAGGATTGGTTTGAAGATAAACTTGTGCCACTATTTGAACCCTGTGGAAAGATCTATGACATCAGGTTAATATTGGATCCAACAACAGGCTTAAATAAAGGGTTTGCCTTTGTCTGTTTCTGTGAGAAAACCGAGGCACAGGAGGCCATTAAGACG CTGGATGGCCATAAAGCCAACGATCGCTTTAGTTTGAGTGTGTCCATATCCTACAAGATGAACAGGATCTTTGTGGGCTCTATTCCCAAGACGAAGCAGAAAGAACAGATAATGGAAGAATTTGGAAAAGCAACTG ATGGATTGAAAGACGTGATTGTGTACACCTCATCAGATGACAAATCCCTGAACAGGGGATTTGCATTTCTAGAGTACGAAGACCATAAGGCTGCTTTCACTGCCCGTAAGAAGCTCATGTCCGGCCGTGTTCAGGTATTCGGTGGTGTCAACATCAGTGTTGACTGGGCAGACCCAATCATAGAGCCAGATGAGGAGACCATGTCTAAAGTCAAAGTTGTCTACATTAGAAATTTGACTCCTGCTGCCACTGAAGAGAAGATTAAGGAAAAGTTTTCTGAATTCGGAGAATTGGAGAAGGTGAAGAAAATCAAAGACTACTGTTTTGTTCATTACAAGGAGAGAGAAAGTGCTGAAAAG GCCATTGAAGGAATGGATGAGAAGGAGTTTGAAGGAGGAGTGATACCAGTGTGTCTGGCAAAACCACAAGGAATgaataagaagaaagaaagacaagCAAGGATGCAACAGTCTGG TGGTGGATACTGGGACAACTCTGGTGGTTACGGACGGCAGAGAGGTGGAGGTGGTATGCAGAGAGGTAAtagaggaggaggtggaggaggaatGGGGTACCAACAAGGGGGGTACCAACCGGACTTTGGTGGTTATGACGACTACTACTTTGGATATGATAGTGGATACCAAGACTACGGCGGTGACTGGTCATATGGAGGATACGGCTACGGAGGCAGAGGTGGAAGAGGCGGTCCAAGAGGAGGTAGAGGAGCTCGCGGCGGCCCCATGGGACCGGGTGGTGGTAGAGGTGGAATGCGTGGGGGTCGAGGTGGTCCTGGGGGGATGAGAGGTGGCCCAAGAGGGGGTCCTAGGGGTGGTGGAAGAGGCAACAGGGGTGGCGGTGGTATGATTAGGGGAAAGAGAAAGATGGATGGTCAAGGGCCTGATTATAACAAAAGGAGGAATACCCAAGGAGGATGGGGTACTACTCCAATTGCTCAGAAACCACTAGGTTATGGTGGTGACCAAAGCTGGTCAGCAGATAGTTGGTAG
- the LOC139962695 gene encoding headcase protein homolog, with product MPYSKEEKSRQKADEFRQQMEEQNGDENNNDDDDDSHQPCCVPSGCTEGDSVNVLDPDDAQKVVCNNPGCIYGSFMHKSCFEVWEEEVLTYLRSSGRARSWSEKQRKQNLWTKKGYDLAWKACSCKCGKGHLRKDLEWIPPPKALDGERKQRRRRKSSDKPSIGRSNSVSNGSAIPSIGGNGNGNGKGRKRHTSASSNESKDGHSPPVSPGGRQGNMPSVPRAPFPTQTPTNSTMTPTAIIHEQQRERIRHASGGRKTKQSDPSGVAGSINIKTTLLQHEDKRKSSKDFAKQDGNRFTASAQGQNQDNNFILSGINTWQGVNDAGNLNMPQAADNMVTHYSASGMNGKNHFSGFLPRLDLSTFFQVLPAHKLNAYHIQMEDDIQPESEEIRSFIFSTVSAHGVQTVRCSQCSQTLPVFDCYPLIDGTFYLTPVRYGDAIIRINIPCSQSSRGPQYLAAVCMKCLEGVQRIVCRICKSRWDGSHYQLGTLYSYDIFAASPCCPGRAGCKRCGKPVLDLTKGMHYFSEFSQSIRCPHCGIPDYHCVKPLTSYEVHLPNIEINVH from the coding sequence ATGCCTTACTCAAAGGAAGAGAAATCTCGTCAAAAAGCGGACGAATTTAGACAGCAAATGGAAGAGCAAAATGGAGATGAAAACaacaacgacgacgacgacgatagCCATCAGCCATGTTGTGTACCATCTGGATGCACCGAGGGAGACTCTGTCAATGTTTTGGATCCGGACGATGCGCAAAAGGTTGTGTGTAACAACCCAGGTTGTATATATGGCAGTTTTATGCACAAGTCATGTTTTGAAGTGTGGGAAGAAGAAGTTCTAACGTATCTACGTTCGTCTGGCCGTGCTCGGAGTTGGTCTGAAAAACAGAGAAAACAGAACTTGTGGACGAAGAAGGGCTATGATTTAGCCTGGAAGGCTTGTTCTTGCAAATGTGGGAAAGGACACCTGCGTAAAGATTTGGAATGGATTCCACCACCCAAGGCATTGGACGGTGAACGTAAACAGAGGAGGCGGCGAAAGTCCAGTGACAAACCAAGTATTGGGAGGTCTAATTCGGTGTCTAATGGAAGTGCCATACCTTCGATTGGCGGTAATGGGAACGGTAATGGTAAAGGAAGGAAACGCCACACATCAGCATCGTCAAATGAGAGCAAAGATGGACATAGTCCCCCAGTGAGCCCAGGAGGTCGCCAAGGCAATATGCCATCTGTGCCACGAGCACCATTTCCTACCCAGACCCCGACTAACTCCACCATGACTCCAACGGCTATCATCCACGAGCAGCAGAGAGAACGGATACGCCATGCTAGTGGGGGCCGCAAGACTAAGCAGTCGGATCCATCTGGTGTCGCAGGTTCGATCAATATCAAGACCACTCTGCTGCAGCACGAAGATAAACGAAAATCTTCCAAGGATTTTGCCAAGCAGGATGGAAACAGATTCACAGCGAGTGCACAAGGGCAAAACCAAGATAATAACTTCATCCTGAGCGGTATCAACACCTGGCAAGGGGTCAACGATGCAGGAAACCTGAACATGCCTCAAGCTGCTGACAACATGGTTACTCATTACTCGGCATCCGGTATGAATGGTAAGAACCATTTTTCTGGTTTTCTACCACGGCTAGATCTATCAACGTTCTTCCAAGTTCTTCCTGCCCATAAATTGAATGCCTACCACATACAGATGGAAGACGACATCCAGCCAGAGAGTGAAGAGATACGCTCTTTTATATTTTCGACCGTCAGTGCTCATGGCGTCCAAACGGTGCGGTGCTCGCAGTGCTCCCAGACCCTCCCTGTGTTTGATTGTTACCCGTTAATCGACGGTACCTTCTATCTCACCCCGGTCAGGTACGGCGATGCCATTATACGGATCAATATACCATGTTCCCAGTCTAGTCGTGGCCCTCAGTACCTTGCAGCCGTGTGCATGAAATGCCTCGAAGGTGTTCAACGAATCGTTTGTCGTATATGTAAGTCACGCTGGGATGGCAGCCATTACCAGCTAGGCACCCTATATTCATATGATATCTTTGCTGCCTCACCCTGCTGCCCTGGTCGTGCTGGTTGCAAACGCTGCGGTAAACCGGTGCTTGATCTCACCAAGGGCATGCACTATTTCAGTGAATTTTCGCAGAGTATACGATGCCCACACTGTGGTATACCCGATTACCACTGTGTAAAACCCCTAACGAGTTACGAGGTACATCTACCGAACATAGAGATTAATGTTCATTAA